GCTGCCTTTGAAACGGCGGCGAAATTCTTCGTCGGTGAGAGAAAGCAGCGGAATCAAGTCGGGAGCGTAGAGGCCGTCGCGCGGCTGAAATGATTCTTCGCGCGTCGGCTTCGCCTTGACGTTGTAGGGACAAACCTCCTGGCAGGTATCGCATCCGTGAACTCGATCATCAGATAAGAAATGCAGCGACGGGCGGCAAGTATAGATACTGCCCTTATCTACCCCGTTTTCCTTACGTCAGCAGATTTAATCATGCCATCAATCGAGAGATCTTCATCCAACTCCGGCCAATGGATACCATACCCAGAGGGAGACACGACAAAATTCATCTTCGTTCGCTCAGCCGCCGAAGCGAGCCTTTTCGAATAAACGCGGAGATCAATCCGGAAATCCTTTCCGTCAACTTTCATCAGGAGATAATGTTTGTTAAAGCGAACGTTGCCTATCTCATGATATTTCTTCAACGTTTTCTCCTCTCAAACTTGTCCCATTCGCTCTCGATGTAGTCAAAGTACTCAAAGATGATTTTTTTGACTTCCCTTTTGTCCGTCCCCGTCATCCTGTAGCTATAAGCTTCCTGCACACCAAAATTGCTCCTATCTAGCCAATATTTACACT
The nucleotide sequence above comes from Candidatus Binatia bacterium. Encoded proteins:
- a CDS encoding DUF2442 domain-containing protein, whose translation is MKKYHEIGNVRFNKHYLLMKVDGKDFRIDLRVYSKRLASAAERTKMNFVVSPSGYGIHWPELDEDLSIDGMIKSADVRKTG
- a CDS encoding DUF4160 domain-containing protein; this translates as MPTILFIRGWRFFFYANEADEPIHIHCQKAEKECKYWLDRSNFGVQEAYSYRMTGTDKREVKKIIFEYFDYIESEWDKFERRKR